In Terriglobia bacterium, the following proteins share a genomic window:
- a CDS encoding branched-chain amino acid transaminase, translating into MSFTPSKLIWMNGKLVRWEEARIHVLSHVVHYGSSVFEGIRCYDTKRGPAVFRLREHVRRLFDSARVYRMPIPFTPEQTSAACLETVKANEFRACYIRPVAFRGYGDVGVNPHGCPVDLVIATWSWGAYLGPEALERGVDVQVSSWTRLAPNTLPALAKAGANYANSQLIKMEAIANGYVEGIALDTEGFVSEGSGENLFLVRDGRLVTPPLGASILPGITRASLIVLAREQGFDVVEERIPREALYLADELFFTGTAAEITPVRTVDRIEVGPGRPGPVTRRLDAAFRSILAGDAEDRHGWLEPVP; encoded by the coding sequence ATGTCCTTCACTCCTAGCAAGCTCATCTGGATGAACGGCAAGCTCGTTCGCTGGGAGGAGGCGCGCATCCACGTACTGTCCCACGTCGTCCACTACGGGTCGTCCGTGTTCGAGGGGATCCGGTGCTACGACACGAAGCGCGGTCCGGCGGTCTTCAGGCTCCGCGAGCACGTCCGGCGGCTGTTCGATTCGGCGCGGGTCTACCGGATGCCGATCCCCTTCACGCCGGAGCAGACGTCCGCTGCGTGCCTCGAGACGGTGAAGGCGAACGAATTCCGCGCGTGCTACATCCGTCCCGTGGCGTTTCGAGGCTACGGCGACGTGGGGGTGAACCCGCACGGCTGCCCCGTGGACCTCGTGATCGCCACGTGGTCGTGGGGAGCCTACCTGGGTCCGGAGGCGCTGGAGCGCGGGGTCGACGTGCAGGTCTCGTCGTGGACCCGGCTGGCGCCCAACACCCTCCCGGCCCTGGCGAAGGCCGGAGCGAACTACGCCAACTCTCAGTTGATCAAGATGGAAGCGATCGCCAACGGCTATGTGGAAGGGATCGCCCTCGACACCGAGGGCTTCGTGAGCGAGGGATCGGGCGAGAACCTCTTCCTGGTGCGTGACGGGAGGCTCGTCACCCCTCCGCTGGGCGCGTCGATCCTCCCCGGGATCACCCGCGCGAGCTTGATCGTCCTGGCCCGGGAGCAGGGGTTCGACGTGGTCGAGGAGCGGATACCCCGGGAGGCGCTCTACCTCGCCGACGAGCTGTTCTTCACCGGTACCGCCGCGGAGATCACGCCGGTACGGACCGTCGACCGGATCGAGGTCGGCCCCGGCCGTCCGGGACCGGTCACCCGCCGGCTCGACGCCGCGTTCCGCTCGATCCTCGCCGGCGATGCCGAGGACCGGCACGGCTGGCTCGAGCCGGTCCCCTGA